The genomic stretch TGGGGCAttctgtttttgctgttgccgctgctttCCCCCTTGACTTGTGACGCGGACACGCGAGCGGGCTCAGCGGGCAGGCCACCCACGGACAGTATCCCTGCCATGTGTCAAAGTTCATTAGGAATTGTATCTGTGCAGGACGAGTATGTATAGATTCAAATACACTCGTATTTCGTTTCCCTTCGCCATCAGAGCCCTCAGAGCCCCTGTGATATTTGAgattgaaaataaaacaagacACAAAATACGAggaaattgtaaattgtaaattgtaaattgaatttcctGCCACATAAAATGCAATTCTGCACTCAAAGGGATCAGAGGTCGGCCCTGTCTCAATGGGAAAAGATTACTACTGTACGAGTACCCGAGTATTGTATTGTTATTTGATTTATGGAAAGCACCGGCTCgttcttctttgtttttgctgttcaGATCAACTttatattacatatattttgcaattgagagatttatggccaatgccaatgccaatgctggTTGTTTGTCCAATGCTCGGGTGGCATGGCCGTTTGAACTATTACCGATGTTACCCATGCGATAGGTTATTGCTTTCCTGCCTCCAGCTATGATGGATTGCACTAGAGAGCAAGATTCGTGTGGCATCTTGCCGTGCAGATTGACATTGAATTGGCAGTTATTGCTTGCGTTTGGGTGCGTCTATCCCTAACCAACGtcaatggaaaatatattacaACCCATCCAGCAGAAATAAGGGTATCTATCTATTCGTTTTGTTCAGTGCACCACACTTTAAGGGGCAGCCAAGTCGGCGACAACCGCATTCAAATTATCCCCCCACAAATCAAAATCCGAGCCCATAATATTTCAATTGGAATTATCAAGTTCGATTACCGTCATATTATCGCTGATAGCTGACGCGACTTTCCAAAAATAGCCTTAAATTACCTCATATATTATCGCCGTCAGAAAAGGTATTACATTGTCAGAGTTAGAGTTGAAAAGTGTCTAGATTGGGGGCCGTACTCATGATCAAGATTAGCCTCATAGTCGGTCAGTGGTGGCTGGAGGAGATTGATTTGGAAGCATATTTTCAGTGAAATTAGCAGTTTATGCTGCTCCGTCGCGGCGGTCTATTGGGGCCTCTATCTGAAGCGGCTTTAACCTCCGACCCAGTGTTGACCTGCCTTTGCCCCGCACGTCTATCtcccactgcccctgccacagatTGTGTTGTAGCCGTGGCTGTGCGTGCAGTCACTGGGGCGTGCGTGCGCCTTTCCAGCTGAGTGATGAAAGCATTTAGGCAGACTCCTCCATGTACCTCTGCTGCCACTCTTTCCCTGGCCCCCAGTTTACTCGGCAAAGGACCACTTATGCGGCACGCAGAAGAAGCTCCGGCATCGACATTGGCATCCTTTGTGCCCCTCACCTCAGAAGTACTTAGCCAGAGACAGCCAGAGACTGTGTCTGTTACTGTTGCTGTGGAGTGGCAACTGGCTGATACCTCGTAGGAGCTCATGCAGCTCCCATCGGCCATTTCCATTGCTTACCAGCTTATGCCTGATGCTAGTCGGATTCTACGAAAACTTCGCTCAAGAGCTCAAGCCCTCTCTTGGACTTTACAAATTGGTTTATCTCTCGTTGGGCCTTTGCCATAACCATTTCAAGTCCTGTTCAGCCTCGTGGAGGGGGAAAGCATGCTGAAATTTAACCAGAATCCCAGAGTCGTCGGTGGAGCATTGACTCACGTCAGAATTTTGCCTTGCGGCTGGGTTTGTGCACCTGAGGCAGGCTACATAGCCGctggcccctgcccctgcccctgctcccaCACACTCACTGGGAAATAGACATGACTGGTGGCTGACTATTTATAGACTTGGCAGAGTGTCCGTGTGTACCATGTTGCCACGTACACCCATGTCCCATGTCCCCTGTCCCATGTCCCTTGTCCCATGTCCCATGTCCCATGCTCCATGTCCCTTCTTCCTTCGTCCATCCTGTCCGTGTCTCTGTCCCACACATTTGACTGAGTTGCTAGTTGAAGCGAGAGAATTGTCTCCAtgccactcacacacacacacacccacacacacacacacacttgtatCGTGTACATTCAGTACTGTTCTGTACTGTACCACAAACACAGGCACATAAACATACACTTGTATGAAAACTACACGAATGTTTATGGCGCAAACTATTTTcctgtttatttattgatgcgtctatttgttattgttgctgttttgtgcGGGAAAGgggaaagtggaaagtggaaaggAGAAAGCCGGAGGATGGAGAATGGAGGCTGGCGGAATGCGGAAAAATCTGATTTTCCAGTTTTTTAGTTGTTGCCTAATAATCGTAATATTTAATAGTGGCATctggggcaggagcagggacaggagcaggggcaggagcaggagcaggagcaggggcagaggcCCCCTAATTGGGTTGGCCCTTTGTGTGCTCCTCTCTTAGGCTTAGGGCCTGCAAAGTGGATTAGACTGGACCttcgtttctttctttttcctttcctttcatttgctttccttttatttgcttttatttcttgttattttttgttctctttttcgGATTTGTTATGTTAAATTCAGCTGCTAACGATGTCCCCTGCTGTCGGCTGCCgactgtcggctgtcggctgtccTGTTCGTCCAGGCGTTGTCctgttatttttaaattacGGCGCCTGCCAAATATGTTTGTCGTTCCTCCGATGATTAACAGCCCTGCAATGACTCTAGGAAAGAAAGTATTTCGTCTCTGCGATGCCCGGATTCAGGGACGATCCCCAAATGACCCCCAAGTAGTCCCCTCCTTCGAGGGAGGTCAATTTCTTGGGCAGAATACACTCCTCTAGGACCAGAACGAGAAcccccctgccccgcccccccgTCCTGGCAAGTTGGCGACTTCCAGCTATTTCCACAAAATGTTTTACATATTTGCGCTTTCTGCATCCTCCTCCCAGACCCTCCTCCTCTGTACAATATGCAGGAAAATTGTGTCATATGGTTGTGGTGGCTGTAGAGGGGGGATGGTGGCGGGGGGGACTTGGCATAATATGTAAATTCTCCTGTGGTACGTGGCTTAAATTGTTATCACAATTTCCGAATAACTCGCAGATGCCAGAAACCAAAAGGATCACAAATGCTGCTTGGGCTTAAGAAAGGAATTCCCTATGCTGGGATTAtcgtgccactgccacacactcgtacatgTGTCAATATAAGCCGGCACTTCATGGCGATGGGGATTTCCCCACGTGATTCTCAAGGGAATCATTTCCATAGGGAAATCGACCAGCTGGGAATATCAATTCTTGTAAAGTTTATTAGAGATTACAGACACATCTTTTGATGTCTTTTCATCTATGTATATCTGGAAATGAATGATAGACATATTTCCTGATAAGAATATTAATAGTATAAGTTCAAAATATTGCTGGTAAAGGGGGGGAGAGGCGCTACGTTTCTGTGATCTATACAATTTTTAAGGTAGACGAACTTCCGTAAGAAAAAGTTCAGCAGCAGGCTGCCTGCTTCCTAGTTCTAAACAACCCCTTGCTTCCCTCATTTAGTGGCTCCGACTACGCTAATTGGTAAAATCAATTTATGAAAACAGCTGACACAGTGACGTGTGGAACGTTTTCCTTCCTCAACCGATTATTTGAAAAACAGCGTTGGTTCTTTCAGTCTATCCCCTATCCACTATCTAGATACCCCTGTCAGGAGTGCTTTTCCGCATATCCAGAGACATACGGAATGAAATCAATAAACCATTACCTACAGTTTCTTCCAAGTCACCAAGAAAATAGTTCCATTCCCAAGACGCGACGCGTCGCTTGGTTTTTGTCAACTCATTCTCTTTACCATTCTCCGTCATTGTTCGGTACGGCGTAATCACGTTTGCTGCAGCGCAGTGCAGCGGATCGGGGAATTCCCCTTGAACTTTTGTGAATGTCATGAGCTGTTGGATCACTCGCCCCGATTCCCGACACACCACCCCACAGCGCCCCTTCCCAGCGTCAGCGTCACAGCCGAACTGCGGCTAAGGAACTACGGATATGAGGCCACGAGGGGAGCTGTTAAGTGAGTGACAGGCAATAAAAATTGGAGGCGACACTTGGCCCGACCACTTCCGGCCAGGCCAGACCGGAAATGTTCCTGGGGCGGAACATAGCCATGTGCTAtgcaaataatttaattaatattttatttcacaCTGAATCCCGACCACTGCGTCCACAGTCGACCGTCCCTCGTGCACTCGTCAGAAGCGGAAGAAAATTggatttttatttacatttttgcaCTTACTTGAACCCGTCTGCGGAGGGGACGgcggctggggcaggggcaggggcagggcagcgattctgaatgggaatgggtgCGGGAATGAGTACGGGAATGGGCATTGAATCGAAAAGAAATGCCCAATAAAAGCAGATGCGAGCGTAAATTAAATCTGAGCAGTCGTGCATGTGTAATCTCtgtccatatatgtatgtatgtatgtatgcacgagtatatatgtGTTTATGGAACTCGTTTGTGGATAGGCAGATGCGCTAACCGTTGGCTTGCAGTCAAAAATCaggaaaaacatgaaaaaaaaGTTGAGTCGGAATCAACTTACGCCTGTAAACAGTAAACAaatcacacaaaaacacacacgcacacgataTGCACGGGTCCGGGCATTCGTGTACATCTCAGAGAAGGGAGAAGATGGAataacgcacacacacatgacgATATATAGACAGTTCAGACAGTTAGTTGGTCGTAAATCGATGGGGATTATGTGCGCTAATAAAATTTTAAGACTCTAGGAGAAAAATATACgactatgtacatacatggcGGATGAACGAGGAAGCGTTCGAAAGTTTTTGAcgattacgcatacgccgcgtatGCAGAGTAGAGCGGAGATTATAATTTACTCATTTAAATGATCAAAATATGTATTCTAAGGATATGACGGGCTAGTAAATGCCTATATCTTAAATAAGCTGTGAGTGGTACAGGAGCATCAATCACCATACCCCGCATTCCTCTACCCTATCAAATGTATGCTATGCCAAAGATCAATCAATCAGGGCTGTCATTGCTTTGATTTATCGATATCTTGTCAATAATGATGAGTTTTGTCACTCTCTGAAACAAGAGCTAATCACTCGATGCTACCTTGTGGCTATTGCTAGAAGAGGTTCTAAAGTGCACTTATTTGATTCCTTTTTCGTGTCACACTCTAATCtctaaattgaatttattaaGGGAAAGTGTGTTGGTGTGCCCCCTCcttgtgctcctcctccatcttGGTAGTGTATTAGATTATCGCTGATGGAAAAAGTTTGCCCCTCGCCGCCGTCGttcataattaaatttgacTTCATTATCTCCCCAGCGACAGTGCCGCTGGAATAACTCTTTTTCACAGTTGGCTCTTTATCGTGCGAGCCCGGGTATGAGTCCcctccgtctgtctgtcttgaTGTGTGCCCAGAAGTCATGTGTCTGTTGACACTCCGGGCCCCAAGGTCAGACTcgaaaaaataatcataaagaACCCGCAGAGAAGcataaaaagaaaagccaagcAAATTGCTGTGACAGTAGattgcaataaataataaattatgggAGTTAATGCGAGCAATGAGCGCGAAGAGCGTCGAGCATTCATCAGATGTGTCGGGATATACACACTCGTGTGTCCTCGTATATATAGCGTCGCGTGCTGCCCCAATGTTCACGGGTGAACCCAGAAGGGGTGAACggtgcagggtgcagggtgcagggtgcagggtgcagAGAGAAGAACACGCACGTCagttttttttccactttctTTTCCCAGTGTTTTCGGCAGGGGATGGTGGGGCTGTGTGGCTGGCGGAAAACCTTTTCACTTTGTTCTTGCAACTTTTTTGCACGGCACCCGTCGACAACAGTTCCCTGTTGCCACAATGCAAGAAAAGTTTCTCGAGTGattgaatcgaatcgaattggaTGAATTTGCCAGGGAAAGAACTTTAAATTTCCATTGATTGAGGCAACCGCCGATTGtccccgcctccgcctccgcctttTGTCGGTATCTCACTTGCAAATGAACTTTGGTCGGAGGCTGGCCCTGTCCAGGTGGGGTCTTCTCCCAGCTAATCGCTTGACGAGTGTTTCTCAGACCGGTCTGAGGCGAGGAACACTTGCTCAGAATGTTGTCAGAGCGTGTGCGGGTGGAGGGGGTCTCTTCCAGGGCACTTTGCAAACATTGTCGGCTTTTATTGTCGCAGCTGCAGGGCGGGCTTTAAAGTTGGACCAAAGTTTCCGGCGTAAACTTTTGCTGGAGGCAGAGCTGCGGGTTTCTGGTTCGGGGCACGTTTTCCAGAGCCCACTCAATATTCATGTTTCCCCATTTCGGCGGATGCAAAATCCGCATTCTTCAGCCGGGCATTAGGCATGGGTTTCAAAGAGGTTTCCCCGCCTCCGCCCACTGGGGGTctgggcggggcagggcagtcATTAAAAGTAGTTCGAGAAGAAGCTGCCGAAGTTCCCCAAAGTTGTTAATGTTTGATAAGGAATTGCTGGGCAACGTCGAACAGACCATAATGGCGATGCTAAAGGTGTGATTTCGCTGAGGGTCTTGTTTGATTAGGACATTCATTACGGCCTCCCTTTGAGCTCTGACAGGCTTGGGGCGGCACCATAAAGCACTTCGCTGATTTGATATGTAGCATGAAATTAAATAGCCCTCTGGAATAGCAAACAGGATGATTGGGTTATTTTCTGGCTGGTTGGCGCCGCTTTGATCTTTTTCTGGGTTTGATGTTTATTTTAGGGGCAAATGAAATAGCTCTGAAACTATCTGAAACCATAAATGTTAGACTTGGGCATCTGTTGGTGGGTATTTCTCGACATCATTTCTGGACAAAGCCAGGCTTTGGTTGAGGGGCCCAACCAATCCAATCGAGATTTAAATGGAGACACTAATCTACTCCGAATGCCTGTTTATTATTCATCGCGTGGAATACGCAATAGTTCAGCTTTGATACATTATTAAACAGCACAGCTTTCCTTGTCCCAACAGCTTATCGGCACAGGTGTCACCTGTCAATGCCCGGATAACATTTGGGGGACAACTGGTTTACTACGAGTGCGAATATGTATTCGAATAGTACAACATTTGAACACTTGCACATTCCCCTTCATCCCTCTGAATCTAATCTAGGTCTAGGTAATCTAGGGATTACCTGAATGGAGTTCGATGCGAGCCAACCCCATTCGAGATTCCCCAATCAATCTGGTCGACTGACCTTGAACTTGAAATCTGTTTATTAGCCCACACTGGGAGTATACAATGCCCGGCCGTCTCTGTACAGATTCGTTGCTCTCTCCGGCCAAACAGATTCGAGTGCTACCAAGAAAGAGGCCTGGATTCCGATGAACTTTAATTACTCAGCCGCACCACGCACAGGGCTACGGGCTGGCCAGACCAGGTGTCGGTGGTCCATTGTCCACCCACGGCATTCCCAGGGGCCTTTAATCAGAACTGAATGCCCTCTTATCACCATATGCTCGTGTTGTCGGTGATTGCTGGGAAATGGGTGGGTTGCAAATGCGCTGGCCGGTTTTGCTGGAGAAtcgcccatccccatccccatcccagaTTGAACATGTGTCTGTCTGATAGTGTGTGTGCCTGCTTTCACGTCAGCacaattaacatttttatgaGCTGTAAAATTTCTTAATTTTGATGAATTTATACGGCAAGcagcaaaaatcaaaatatacAGAGTGAAAATGTGCAACAatcaaaacaataaaagccaCGCTAGAATCTACGGTACACGCACGAGGGAATATTCTCTtgatttatttacatatacatatctgtAGATATCTATACATTTTGTAGTTGTTTTTAGTTAGTTTTGAGATGAAAGCCCACGATTCGTTAAGTGTTTAAAAAACATACTCCAGACAAATTTACCCAGGATTTGCTTTAACTAactcggtctctctctctctctctctctttataaCGAGCTATAACTCAAGAATGGAAATGAGTCTAGGCGGTTCCGAAGATTCATTAGAGATTCATTAAATAACCATTGTATAGCTATATAATGATTGGTaaagaaaatatatcaaaGTTCCAGGGACCATCTCTAGAGAAGATTAGATCATAGGATCATCTAACAATCTACATCATTCCTTAATTCCTTAAATATTCTACGAAAATCGAACAGGGTATAGCACAGTCGATACAGGTCTCCCAATGCATACAGTAAATGTGTACTCACAGACGTCTGGTCTATAAAAATGTAGCCAAAGACTTTGGTTAATTTTTTGTAGGATTTTTGCCGCTCGGTAtaatatgttttattttatggtCGGATAATTTGCGCTTTGAATGCCATTAAAAATTCATAATTGGAAGATGATGGGCCCGAAAGAAGGCGAAGCGAAGTAGAAAATTCGAGATTGGTTTCGGCCAGACGAGAAAAACTTTGAAAACTTTGGCAAAACTCTGGCTAACTCTGTTCTCCTCTGCCCCCATTCCCTTTCCAGATACGAAACCCATCCGGAAACTGAACTGAAACCGAAAGACAAGCAGTCCAGGCCTGAAGTAAAATGTCAGCCATTCTAGTACAAAAATTATCAGCAGAAACTCAAATCAATTCCCAGGCCCAGCAGCAACCAAGCCGGAAAACGGAGCAGTCACCTGAGGTGGAAGTGGGACATCTGGCAACCatatcgctgctgctgcaatacGATATAGACAATACGCTGAATGCGTTCAAGGAGCACCGAAGAATGACGATGGACggaaggggaatgggaatgggaacgggagGACCAGGAGCTCTGGCAGTTAACAATAACCAAGACACGGACGTTAACCTGAATAGgactgcggctggggctgcggTCGGCCCAATGGCCGAGCTAGAGCTGGAGGGATTGGCCAAGGGGTGCCCCCCAGCGGGGGCCGGTCAGGGGTTCATGCCGCCCACACCTCCGGCCACACCCAATCTGCAGAACACGGCCCAGAAGCGCTGGAAGATTCTGGCCAAGGTGCTGCGCAAGGACTCCGAGGAGACAGTGTCCTCCTCCAGCGACGAGTTCAGCGAGGAGCAGACGGCGTCGGTGCGGCGCTTCAAGAGCTTCGACCTGCTGCAGCAGGACAGCTTCGAGGACCACATGAGCCTCAAGTGCCTGGGCAAGACGGAGAACTGGTACAAGTACCGCATGCAGCTGGACAACGACGTCGAGTACTCGGTGAACATCCACCACATGGAGCGCCAGCTGACCGCCAGCGATCTCATGGGCTTCAACAACACGGGCAACATCTGCGTGTGGCCCTCGGAGGAGGCTCTCACGGCCCTGGTGCTCTCCGAAGTGGCCGCGTATCGCGGCAAGTGGATCCTGGAGCTGGGCGGCGGCTTCACCTCCCTGGCCGGCCTCATGCTGGCCAAGTACGCCAAGCCCTACGCCGTGCACCTGACCGACGGCAACGAGGTCTCGGTGGACAACGTCCGCAAGACG from Drosophila pseudoobscura strain MV-25-SWS-2005 chromosome 4, UCI_Dpse_MV25, whole genome shotgun sequence encodes the following:
- the LOC4816728 gene encoding calmodulin-lysine N-methyltransferase, giving the protein MSAILVQKLSAETQINSQAQQQPSRKTEQSPEVEVGHLATISLLLQYDIDNTLNAFKEHRRMTMDGRGMGMGTGGPGALAVNNNQDTDVNLNRTAAGAAVGPMAELELEGLAKGCPPAGAGQGFMPPTPPATPNLQNTAQKRWKILAKVLRKDSEETVSSSSDEFSEEQTASVRRFKSFDLLQQDSFEDHMSLKCLGKTENWYKYRMQLDNDVEYSVNIHHMERQLTASDLMGFNNTGNICVWPSEEALTALVLSEVAAYRGKWILELGGGFTSLAGLMLAKYAKPYAVHLTDGNEVSVDNVRKTACLNELSCYTKCSVLKWQERSARAQAEQEKFDFILCADCLFFDEARSALVDTIWYYLAPRGVALIMAPRRGRTLSMFQDECMARGFAVELATRYNETIWQRHLQLKADSALYDEDLHYPLLLRLCKTHS